A window from Hymenobacter volaticus encodes these proteins:
- a CDS encoding acetate/propionate family kinase, translated as MNLLVLNSGSSSIKYQFFRWPTETPACSGLVERIGLDNAVVTHKVLAGEQETTTVLSVELPDHEAGLREVARLLADPQLGVLQDPGEVEAVGHRVVHGGEEFAATVLIIPAVKEAIRQLFPLAPLHNPANYRGIEVAGKTFPQAKQIAVFDTAFHQTMPEQAYRYAIPTELYAEQGIRVYGFHGTSHKYVTEQAAQYLGNSDARLVSVHLGNGCSITAVRGGQSLDTSMGFGPLAGLVMGTRSGDIDPSVVFHLISQLSYTPEQVSALLNKQSGMLALTGLSDMRDITAAIEAGDANAKLAYDLYAYRIKKYIGAYAAALNGLDAIIFTAGVGENDALVRKLVCQNMDYLGVQLDEEKNTQRVKGIREISQENSPVKVLIVPTNEELEIARQCVELLETAE; from the coding sequence ATGAATTTACTTGTCCTGAATTCCGGTAGCAGCTCTATTAAATACCAGTTCTTCCGGTGGCCTACGGAAACGCCAGCTTGCAGCGGTTTGGTGGAGCGCATCGGGCTCGATAATGCCGTGGTGACGCATAAGGTGTTGGCCGGAGAACAGGAAACTACTACTGTGCTGAGCGTGGAGCTACCCGACCACGAAGCCGGCCTGCGCGAAGTGGCCCGCTTGCTGGCCGACCCACAACTCGGCGTACTTCAGGACCCCGGTGAAGTGGAAGCAGTGGGACACCGCGTAGTGCACGGTGGCGAGGAATTTGCAGCTACAGTGCTGATTATTCCCGCCGTGAAAGAGGCTATCCGCCAGCTATTTCCGCTGGCACCGCTGCACAATCCGGCCAACTACCGGGGTATAGAAGTGGCGGGGAAAACGTTTCCGCAGGCCAAGCAAATAGCCGTGTTCGACACTGCGTTTCACCAGACCATGCCCGAGCAAGCGTACCGCTACGCCATCCCGACGGAGCTGTACGCCGAGCAAGGCATCCGGGTGTACGGGTTTCACGGCACCAGCCACAAGTACGTCACCGAACAGGCGGCGCAGTACCTCGGCAATTCTGATGCGCGCCTCGTAAGCGTGCACTTAGGTAACGGCTGTAGTATCACGGCTGTGCGCGGCGGCCAGTCCCTGGATACGAGCATGGGCTTCGGGCCGCTGGCTGGCTTGGTAATGGGCACCCGCTCCGGCGACATCGACCCGTCGGTGGTGTTTCACCTCATCAGCCAGCTGAGTTATACGCCCGAGCAAGTGAGTGCCCTGCTCAACAAGCAAAGCGGCATGCTGGCTCTCACCGGCCTGAGCGACATGCGCGACATCACCGCCGCCATAGAAGCCGGCGACGCCAACGCTAAACTTGCCTACGACCTTTATGCCTACCGCATCAAGAAATACATTGGGGCCTACGCCGCTGCTCTCAACGGCCTCGATGCCATCATATTCACGGCCGGCGTCGGCGAAAATGACGCGCTGGTGCGTAAGCTGGTGTGCCAGAACATGGACTACTTGGGCGTACAGTTAGACGAAGAAAAGAACACTCAACGAGTGAAAGGAATCCGAGAAATCAGCCAGGAAAACAGCCCCGTGAAAGTGTTGATTGTGCCCACCAATGAAGAGTTGGAAATTGCTCGGCAGTGCGTAGAGTTGTTGGAAACGGCGGAGTAA
- a CDS encoding M13 family metallopeptidase, whose amino-acid sequence MISNRNLLLTLGTAAGFALAGCASSTPTTAPDRADAAPASTVATTETAAAAPAVPGVGLDLAGRDLSVSPCDDFFHYAGGTWLKNTPIPAAQTSWGSFNILRDQNNAALRSILEGAAANTSATKGSNLQKVGDFYASAMDSMAIEKAGLKYLQPELARIQAVKDLKSLQNALVRQQKLQTRSVFGLGVNQDRKKSTEYALYISQGGITMPDRDYYLKDDARSKTVRTAYVTYLTNLFKLLGDNEATAKKGAETVLRLETRLAKASKERVALRDPYANYNKMTVAQANAQYPNLGLPVMLPQLGLSSAKEVIVGQPAFFQEANAALKQEPIADWKTYLRAHLVNSMASALPKAYVDEEFRFTQVLSGAKQQQPRWKRMNLATDAALGEAFGQLYVEKAFTPETKAKAQEMVANIKEAMGEHIQQLSWMSEVTKKEALKKLNAFSVKIGYPDKWKDYSALNITRESYLKNVIAAREWEANDRLSRYGKPIDRSVWGMTPPTVNAYYNSSLNEIVFPAGIMQPPFFDPKADDAVNYGGMGAVIGHEITHGFDDQGRQSDAEGNLRDWWTKEDATEFTKRADMVGAQYSAFQPLDSVFVNGKLTMGENLADFGGLALAYSALQKQLVKQYGNGPRPNYDGLKPEQRFFLGWAQVWRTNARPEALRQQVLTDPHSPSQYRTNGPLMNMPEFYEAFGCKEDAKMVRAQNERAKIW is encoded by the coding sequence ATGATTTCGAACAGAAACTTACTCCTCACGCTCGGCACGGCCGCTGGCTTTGCACTAGCTGGCTGCGCCTCTTCCACCCCTACCACCGCGCCCGACCGCGCTGATGCTGCGCCGGCTTCCACTGTTGCTACCACCGAAACTGCTGCCGCCGCACCGGCCGTACCCGGCGTTGGGCTAGACCTAGCCGGTCGGGACCTATCGGTTTCCCCCTGCGACGACTTTTTCCATTATGCTGGCGGCACGTGGTTGAAGAACACCCCCATTCCAGCCGCCCAAACCTCGTGGGGCTCTTTCAACATCCTCCGCGACCAGAACAACGCCGCCCTGCGCAGCATTCTGGAAGGAGCCGCTGCCAATACGTCCGCGACGAAAGGCTCTAACCTTCAGAAGGTTGGCGACTTCTACGCTTCCGCTATGGACTCAATGGCCATCGAAAAAGCTGGCTTGAAATATTTGCAGCCCGAGCTAGCGCGCATTCAGGCTGTAAAGGATTTGAAGAGCTTGCAGAATGCTTTGGTGCGCCAGCAAAAGCTGCAAACCCGCTCGGTATTTGGCCTAGGCGTCAATCAGGACCGCAAGAAAAGCACCGAGTATGCGCTGTACATCTCGCAAGGCGGCATCACCATGCCCGACCGGGACTATTACCTCAAGGACGACGCCCGTTCGAAAACTGTCCGCACGGCCTACGTTACCTACCTAACCAACCTGTTCAAACTGCTCGGCGACAACGAGGCCACGGCCAAGAAAGGCGCTGAAACGGTACTGCGTCTGGAAACCCGTCTCGCGAAAGCCAGCAAAGAGCGGGTGGCCCTGCGCGACCCCTACGCCAACTACAACAAGATGACTGTGGCGCAGGCCAATGCGCAGTATCCTAACCTTGGCCTCCCCGTCATGCTGCCGCAGTTGGGCTTGTCGTCGGCCAAGGAAGTGATTGTGGGTCAGCCCGCTTTCTTCCAAGAAGCCAACGCTGCACTCAAGCAAGAGCCAATAGCTGATTGGAAAACCTACCTGCGCGCCCACTTGGTTAATTCTATGGCGTCGGCCCTACCAAAAGCCTATGTCGATGAGGAATTCCGCTTCACGCAGGTGCTGAGCGGCGCCAAGCAGCAGCAGCCCCGCTGGAAGCGCATGAACCTAGCTACGGACGCCGCGTTGGGCGAAGCTTTCGGCCAACTATACGTGGAAAAAGCCTTCACCCCCGAAACCAAGGCGAAAGCGCAGGAGATGGTGGCGAACATCAAGGAAGCCATGGGCGAGCATATCCAACAGCTTTCTTGGATGAGCGAGGTTACTAAGAAGGAAGCCCTCAAAAAGCTGAATGCGTTCAGCGTCAAAATCGGTTACCCTGATAAGTGGAAGGACTATTCGGCGCTCAACATCACGCGCGAATCGTACCTGAAAAACGTAATTGCTGCGCGCGAATGGGAAGCCAACGACCGGCTCAGCCGCTACGGCAAGCCCATCGATCGGTCGGTGTGGGGTATGACACCGCCGACGGTGAATGCCTACTACAACTCGTCGCTCAACGAAATCGTGTTCCCGGCCGGCATTATGCAGCCGCCCTTCTTCGACCCGAAGGCCGACGACGCGGTAAACTACGGCGGTATGGGTGCCGTTATCGGCCACGAAATCACCCACGGGTTTGATGACCAAGGCCGCCAGTCGGACGCCGAGGGCAACCTGCGCGACTGGTGGACCAAGGAAGACGCCACGGAGTTCACGAAGCGCGCCGACATGGTGGGTGCGCAATACTCGGCCTTCCAGCCCCTCGATTCGGTGTTCGTGAACGGCAAACTGACCATGGGCGAAAACCTGGCTGACTTCGGTGGCTTGGCCCTAGCCTACTCGGCTCTGCAAAAGCAACTGGTTAAGCAATACGGCAACGGCCCCCGTCCCAACTATGACGGCCTCAAGCCCGAGCAGCGCTTCTTCTTAGGTTGGGCCCAAGTATGGCGTACTAACGCCCGCCCGGAGGCACTGCGCCAGCAAGTGCTAACCGATCCGCACTCTCCTTCGCAGTACCGCACCAACGGGCCTCTCATGAACATGCCCGAGTTCTACGAAGCCTTCGGCTGCAAGGAAGACGCCAAAATGGTACGCGCCCAAAACGAGCGCGCCAAGATTTGGTAG
- a CDS encoding M13 family metallopeptidase — protein MQNQYYLRALTAASVIALTGCATGKTTGPAASTTPAATTTAAAPFIKGVGINPADIDPSVSPCDDFFQYSGGNWLKANPVPSYASSWGPRNLLGDRTQAMLRQILEEAAANTSATKGSNLQKVGDFYASGMDSVALDRAGLTYLQPELKRIAAINDLKSLHASLARQQMLGTGAFFRAGVAPDRKNSSVYAVNLNQGGLGMPDRDYYLKDDARSTTIRTAYVTYMTNTFRLMGDSEATAKQKAQAVLALEKKLAEASKDRVALRDPQANYNKMTVADFQRQYPNVGLPVLLTANGLGAAKEVIVGQPAFFQELSAVMKATPLADAKTYLTWQLVSSVPSALPKAYSDEAFRFQQVQSGTKQQPVRWKRMLAATDATLGEAFGQLYVDKAFPPAAKQKALEMVANIRASMTEHIQTNTWMSDATKAEALKKLNALRVKIGYPDVWKDYSALTISRESYLKNVLAARQWNYAQNVKKYGGPIDRNEWGMTPPTINAYYSPPMNEIVFPAGYLQPPFFDPNADDAVNYGAIGGVMGHEMTHGFDDQGRQYDSQGNLRDWWTPTDAAEFTKRAAVVGRQYDAFSPLDSVHVNGKLTMGENLADFAGLTIVYGALQKQLQKQYGDKPRPVIDGFTPEQRFFLSWAQLRRQNIRPEALRQQILTDPHSPGQYRTIGPLMNMPQFYEAFGCKEGQKMVRTESDRAKIW, from the coding sequence ATGCAAAACCAGTACTACCTACGTGCCCTGACGGCGGCCTCGGTGATTGCTTTAACTGGCTGTGCCACCGGCAAAACCACCGGCCCCGCGGCATCCACTACCCCGGCCGCAACCACCACCGCAGCGGCCCCATTCATAAAAGGAGTGGGCATCAACCCCGCCGACATCGACCCCTCGGTGTCGCCCTGCGACGACTTCTTTCAGTATTCGGGAGGCAATTGGCTGAAGGCTAATCCTGTTCCGTCCTATGCTTCTAGTTGGGGACCCCGCAACCTGCTCGGCGACCGGACGCAGGCCATGCTGCGCCAGATTTTGGAGGAAGCCGCGGCCAACACATCCGCAACCAAAGGCTCCAACTTGCAGAAGGTCGGCGACTTCTACGCGTCGGGCATGGATTCGGTGGCCTTGGATAGGGCAGGCCTCACGTACTTGCAGCCCGAGTTGAAGCGCATTGCGGCCATCAACGATCTGAAGAGCCTACATGCCAGCTTGGCCCGCCAGCAGATGCTTGGCACTGGCGCCTTCTTCCGGGCCGGCGTTGCCCCCGACCGGAAGAACAGTTCCGTGTATGCCGTCAACCTCAACCAAGGCGGCCTCGGCATGCCCGACCGGGATTACTACCTCAAGGACGATGCTCGCTCCACCACCATCCGGACGGCCTACGTCACGTACATGACCAACACCTTCCGGCTCATGGGCGACTCGGAAGCCACCGCCAAGCAGAAAGCGCAAGCAGTGTTGGCGTTGGAAAAGAAGCTTGCGGAAGCCAGCAAAGACCGGGTAGCTCTGCGCGACCCGCAAGCCAACTACAACAAAATGACGGTGGCCGACTTCCAGCGCCAGTATCCCAACGTGGGGCTGCCGGTGCTACTGACTGCCAACGGGTTAGGTGCGGCCAAGGAAGTAATAGTAGGTCAGCCGGCTTTCTTCCAGGAGCTAAGTGCCGTGATGAAAGCCACGCCGCTTGCCGATGCTAAAACCTACCTAACCTGGCAACTGGTTAGCTCGGTGCCGTCGGCGCTGCCCAAGGCGTACAGCGACGAGGCGTTCCGGTTTCAGCAGGTGCAGAGCGGTACCAAGCAGCAGCCCGTCCGCTGGAAGCGGATGCTGGCCGCCACCGATGCCACGCTCGGCGAGGCGTTTGGGCAACTCTATGTGGACAAGGCATTTCCGCCCGCCGCCAAGCAAAAGGCGCTGGAAATGGTAGCCAACATCCGGGCGTCCATGACCGAGCACATCCAAACCAACACCTGGATGAGCGACGCCACCAAAGCCGAAGCCTTGAAAAAGCTGAACGCGCTGCGGGTGAAAATCGGTTACCCCGACGTGTGGAAAGACTACTCGGCGCTGACCATTTCGCGCGAGTCGTACCTGAAAAACGTGCTGGCGGCCCGGCAATGGAACTACGCCCAAAACGTGAAGAAGTACGGCGGGCCCATTGACCGCAACGAGTGGGGCATGACGCCGCCCACCATCAACGCCTACTACAGCCCGCCGATGAACGAAATCGTGTTTCCGGCTGGCTATCTGCAACCCCCGTTCTTCGACCCCAACGCCGACGACGCCGTGAATTACGGGGCCATTGGCGGCGTGATGGGCCACGAAATGACCCACGGCTTCGACGACCAAGGCCGCCAATACGACTCACAGGGCAACCTGCGCGACTGGTGGACGCCTACCGATGCGGCCGAGTTCACGAAGCGCGCCGCCGTGGTAGGCCGCCAATACGACGCCTTCTCACCCCTCGACTCGGTGCACGTGAACGGCAAGCTGACCATGGGCGAAAACCTGGCCGACTTCGCGGGCCTCACCATCGTGTACGGCGCGCTGCAAAAGCAACTCCAGAAGCAGTACGGCGATAAGCCTCGCCCCGTCATCGACGGTTTCACGCCTGAGCAGCGCTTCTTTTTGAGTTGGGCCCAACTCCGCCGCCAGAACATTCGGCCCGAAGCGCTGCGCCAGCAAATCCTCACCGACCCGCACTCGCCTGGCCAGTACCGTACCATCGGCCCGCTCATGAACATGCCGCAGTTCTACGAAGCCTTCGGCTGCAAAGAAGGCCAGAAGATGGTTCGCACCGAAAGCGACCGAGCCAAGATTTGGTAA
- a CDS encoding beta-galactosidase, translating to MNKVLLLLLLWCSAVSGFAQSAQSPQRFFPKEKLTQIGVYYYPEHWDESQWDRDIKKIADLGFEYIHVGEFAWAFMEPKEGKYDFRWLDKVVDLADKNKMRVIMCTPTPTPPVWLTQKHPEIFQRNSEGQAAEHGSRNNYSTSSDIYRKYTEQIVTELGKRYGKDKRIMGWQLDNEPARGVDFSPAAQQKFREWLKKKYNTIEALNKAWGAAFWSIMYNDFEQINIPNQRLLYGPSPHAVLDSKRFVADQMAGFLDFQAATLRKHLSPDQWIMTNYMVMENAPGFDPTRTKNLDFTCYTKYPVHGADEMLGDKGFRVGSMSGLAFLNDYHHALNKGVFGVMELQPGQVNWGAINPQPEPGAVRMWLWHTFAGGTALNCTYRFRQPLYGSEMYHYGIVGSDGVTTTPGGLEFAKYITEVKALRKQYKPATPPAEFTTRRTAILTSMDNLWDQDIQKQTTQWNPFGHQMKYFLAAKALGAPVDFVSEQMDWSMYKMLVVPAYQLVDEALIAKLQAYASNGGQLVVTCRTGQKDRDSHLWQATWAAPIYKLIGAQVQFFDMMMPDTDGQVSFAGKNYRWNNWGDVLKPTAGTQTLGTYANQYYAGQAAVTQVKQGKGTVTYIGVDTDGGELEKNIMRSVYQQAGIKTADYPAGVNVEYRDGFWVAVNYSSKPYTLPLSASSKIVVGEKVLPCPGVTVWTDK from the coding sequence ATGAACAAAGTTCTTCTCTTGCTGCTGCTGTGGTGCAGTGCCGTGAGCGGCTTCGCCCAATCGGCGCAGTCGCCGCAACGCTTCTTCCCCAAGGAAAAGCTCACGCAGATTGGCGTGTACTACTACCCCGAGCACTGGGACGAAAGCCAATGGGACCGGGACATCAAGAAGATAGCCGACCTGGGGTTCGAGTACATCCACGTGGGCGAGTTTGCCTGGGCGTTTATGGAGCCCAAGGAAGGCAAGTACGACTTCCGGTGGCTCGATAAAGTGGTGGACCTGGCCGATAAGAACAAGATGCGGGTGATTATGTGCACCCCGACACCGACGCCCCCGGTTTGGCTCACGCAGAAGCACCCCGAGATATTCCAGCGCAACAGCGAAGGCCAAGCCGCCGAGCACGGTTCGCGCAACAACTACTCCACCTCCAGCGACATATACCGCAAGTACACCGAGCAAATCGTGACCGAGCTGGGCAAGCGCTACGGCAAAGACAAGCGCATCATGGGCTGGCAGCTCGACAACGAACCCGCCCGCGGCGTCGACTTCAGCCCGGCCGCCCAACAGAAATTTCGGGAGTGGCTGAAGAAGAAATACAACACCATCGAGGCGCTGAACAAGGCTTGGGGCGCGGCCTTCTGGAGCATCATGTACAACGATTTCGAACAGATCAACATCCCGAACCAGCGGCTGCTCTACGGTCCGAGCCCCCACGCCGTGCTGGATTCCAAGCGTTTTGTGGCCGACCAGATGGCGGGCTTCCTGGACTTCCAGGCCGCCACGCTGCGCAAGCATCTGTCGCCGGATCAGTGGATTATGACCAACTACATGGTGATGGAAAACGCGCCCGGCTTCGACCCGACCCGCACCAAGAACCTGGACTTTACTTGCTACACGAAGTACCCCGTGCACGGCGCCGACGAGATGCTCGGCGACAAAGGATTCCGGGTGGGTTCAATGTCGGGCTTGGCCTTCCTCAACGACTACCACCATGCTCTTAACAAAGGGGTGTTCGGGGTGATGGAATTGCAGCCGGGCCAAGTGAACTGGGGTGCCATCAATCCGCAGCCCGAGCCGGGTGCAGTGCGCATGTGGCTGTGGCACACCTTTGCGGGCGGCACGGCCCTCAACTGCACCTACCGCTTCCGACAGCCGCTGTACGGCTCCGAGATGTACCACTACGGCATCGTGGGTTCCGATGGCGTGACGACTACGCCGGGCGGCCTGGAGTTTGCCAAGTACATCACAGAAGTAAAGGCGCTCCGCAAACAATACAAGCCCGCCACGCCGCCCGCTGAATTCACTACGCGGCGCACCGCCATCCTGACCAGCATGGACAACTTATGGGACCAGGACATTCAGAAGCAGACCACGCAGTGGAATCCATTTGGTCACCAAATGAAGTACTTCCTGGCCGCCAAAGCCTTGGGGGCTCCCGTTGATTTCGTGTCGGAGCAGATGGATTGGAGTATGTATAAGATGCTGGTCGTGCCGGCGTATCAGTTGGTTGATGAGGCCCTGATTGCCAAGCTGCAAGCCTACGCCAGCAACGGTGGCCAGTTGGTGGTAACTTGTCGCACCGGGCAGAAAGACCGGGACAGCCACCTGTGGCAGGCCACCTGGGCGGCGCCCATCTATAAGCTGATTGGGGCCCAAGTGCAGTTCTTCGATATGATGATGCCTGACACTGACGGCCAAGTGAGCTTTGCGGGCAAAAACTACCGCTGGAACAATTGGGGTGACGTGCTCAAGCCGACGGCTGGCACCCAAACCCTCGGCACCTACGCCAACCAATATTACGCCGGTCAAGCGGCCGTCACCCAAGTCAAGCAGGGCAAAGGCACCGTCACATACATCGGCGTCGATACGGATGGAGGCGAATTGGAAAAGAACATCATGCGGTCCGTGTACCAGCAAGCCGGCATCAAAACCGCCGACTACCCGGCCGGTGTGAACGTAGAGTACCGCGACGGATTCTGGGTGGCCGTCAACTATTCCTCGAAGCCCTACACGCTGCCTCTATCAGCTAGCAGCAAAATCGTGGTAGGTGAGAAAGTGCTGCCTTGCCCCGGCGTCACAGTCTGGACTGACAAGTAA
- a CDS encoding pirin family protein, translating to MRTIKQQHQAVSSPIADLVTYRALPTHSVDHLDPFLFLNHHGPQVYRPNNRGLPFGPHPHRGFETVTFILEGDIMHQDTGGHQSIIGAGGIQWMTAGSGLIHAEVSSLEFKRTGGPLEILQLWVNLPAKDKMTAPAYTGLQQPEIPTVTLDEGRVNIHAVSGEWAGTAGAMQPLSDIQLATINFQAGGKLQLPIPAERTLFFYTIRGKLRVNGQETEALRLTEFNYDGDELHIEALTDAVLLLGHALPFQEPIVAAGPFVMNTEKQIQEAYQDYQAGKFGRWQ from the coding sequence ATGCGCACCATTAAGCAGCAACACCAAGCCGTTAGTTCGCCCATAGCCGACTTGGTTACCTACCGGGCGTTGCCCACCCATTCGGTGGACCACCTCGACCCGTTCTTGTTTTTGAACCACCACGGTCCGCAGGTGTACCGGCCCAACAACCGGGGATTACCGTTTGGCCCGCACCCGCACCGCGGCTTCGAGACGGTGACCTTTATCCTAGAAGGTGACATCATGCACCAAGACACGGGCGGGCACCAAAGCATTATCGGGGCCGGCGGTATCCAGTGGATGACGGCCGGCAGCGGCCTGATTCATGCCGAGGTATCGTCGCTCGAGTTCAAGCGCACCGGCGGGCCGCTGGAGATTTTGCAGCTGTGGGTGAACCTACCGGCCAAAGACAAGATGACGGCGCCTGCGTACACCGGTTTGCAACAGCCAGAAATTCCGACCGTTACGCTAGACGAAGGCCGCGTAAACATCCATGCGGTATCGGGAGAGTGGGCTGGCACTGCGGGTGCTATGCAGCCGCTCTCCGACATACAGCTAGCGACCATTAACTTCCAGGCGGGCGGTAAATTGCAGCTACCCATTCCTGCCGAGCGCACCCTCTTCTTTTATACCATCCGGGGCAAGCTGCGCGTGAACGGCCAGGAAACGGAAGCACTCCGCCTCACCGAATTCAACTACGACGGCGACGAACTGCACATCGAAGCCCTGACCGACGCCGTGCTGCTGCTCGGCCACGCGTTGCCGTTTCAGGAGCCCATTGTGGCGGCTGGCCCCTTCGTGATGAACACAGAAAAACAAATCCAGGAAGCCTACCAAGATTATCAAGCCGGCAAGTTCGGTCGGTGGCAATAA
- a CDS encoding NADH:flavin oxidoreductase/NADH oxidase produces the protein MSASTLFTPFTLRGVTFRNRITVSPMCEYSSQDGFANDWHLVHLGSRAVGGAGLIISEAAAVSPEGRITPDDLGIWKDDHIVGLRRITDFIASQGSVAGIQLAHAGRKASHASPWKGGALVPETAGGWPTVAPSAEPFIDTEAAPLELDKAGIEKVRVDFREATRRSLEAGFQVIELHAAHGYLFHEFLSPLSNHRTDEYGGSFENRCRLLLEVTEDTRAVLPDHLPLLVRISATDWTEGGWTIDDSIVLANLLKERGVDLIDCSTGGNVPKADIPVGPGYQVPFATRVREETGLPTGAVGMITTAAQAEEIVAKGQADLVLLARELLRDPYFPLHAAHELGAEVKWPVQYERAQPRPEKR, from the coding sequence ATGTCTGCTTCCACGCTCTTCACGCCCTTCACCTTGCGAGGGGTTACGTTTCGCAACCGCATCACTGTGTCGCCGATGTGCGAATACAGCAGCCAAGATGGTTTTGCCAACGATTGGCACCTCGTGCACCTCGGCAGCCGCGCCGTGGGAGGCGCCGGCCTGATTATAAGTGAGGCCGCGGCCGTCTCGCCGGAGGGCCGCATCACGCCCGACGACCTCGGCATCTGGAAAGACGACCACATAGTGGGCCTGCGCCGCATCACCGACTTCATTGCCAGCCAAGGTTCCGTGGCCGGTATTCAGTTGGCCCACGCCGGCCGCAAAGCCAGCCACGCCAGTCCTTGGAAAGGAGGTGCCCTGGTACCCGAAACTGCCGGGGGCTGGCCGACAGTGGCACCGAGCGCCGAGCCTTTTATAGATACCGAAGCCGCGCCGCTGGAACTCGATAAAGCGGGCATCGAGAAGGTGCGAGTTGATTTTCGGGAAGCTACTCGCCGTTCACTGGAGGCCGGTTTCCAGGTGATTGAGTTGCACGCCGCGCATGGCTACTTGTTCCATGAGTTTTTGTCGCCGCTCAGCAACCACCGCACCGACGAGTACGGCGGCTCGTTCGAGAACCGCTGCCGCTTGTTGTTGGAAGTAACCGAAGACACCCGCGCCGTCCTGCCCGACCACTTGCCGCTGCTCGTGCGTATCTCGGCCACCGATTGGACCGAAGGCGGCTGGACCATCGATGACTCCATTGTCCTAGCTAACTTATTGAAAGAGCGAGGCGTTGACTTAATCGACTGCTCCACCGGCGGCAACGTGCCCAAGGCCGACATTCCCGTTGGCCCGGGCTACCAAGTGCCCTTCGCCACCCGCGTTCGGGAAGAAACCGGCCTGCCGACTGGTGCCGTGGGCATGATTACCACGGCTGCGCAAGCCGAAGAAATTGTTGCCAAAGGCCAAGCCGACCTCGTGCTGCTTGCCCGCGAATTGCTGCGCGACCCGTACTTCCCGCTGCACGCCGCCCACGAGCTAGGCGCCGAGGTGAAGTGGCCCGTTCAATACGAGCGCGCCCAACCCCGACCTGAGAAACGCTAA